tgtctcctccccaacccggagatggcattccacccttttccgggcgagaaccatggactcggacttgttccatgaatattgatattaaaaatttagtttttgtgaagaaatgtttagaattaagttcatgaatccagatggatctctattacaatccccaaagagggcactttaagttgatgattacttctatgagtagaaatctttatttataattgaatcacttgtttatttttcaacaagtttttagtcattttaatatcttttttccaaatttttcaagaaagactactacaaatgagcaatgttttgcactgttatacaatttaataaatcagaaactgatgatatagtgctgtattttacttctttatctctttttttcaaccagaaaggttcactgaaaaaggttgagaaccactggtgtaaaggaCTCAGACATACTTACGTGTACTTTAAAATACCCTCCAATTTAGATGTCCAAATTATAATGCTTTTGTCTGCTGAGCCAGAGGCAAATCTTTTACCTGCAAAAAATGTAGTTAAAGGACAACAGCAGTGGCTAAGTATAGaaaccaaataccgtatttttcggactataagtcgcagtttttttaatagtttggccaggggtgcgatttatactcagaagcgacttatgtgtgaaatttttaacacattaccgtgaaatatcaaataatattatttagctcattcacgtaagagactagacgtataacatttcatgggatttagtgattaggagtgacagcttgtttggtaaacgtattgcatgttctatatgttatagttatttgaatgagtcttactataatatgttacgttaacgtaccagacaccttctcagttggttatttatgcgtcatataacgtacacttattcagcctgttgctcactattttttatttattttaaaatgccttttaaatgtctattcttggtgttgggttttatcaaataaatttcccccaaaaattgcgacttatactccagtgcggcttatatatgtttttttcttttttctttattatgcattttcagcaggtgcgacttatactccaaaaaatacggtacacagaaatgtttctttttttattaccATCCTTGGCATAGGCTACACAGTAGACTACATCTTTATGTCCTTTTAAAGGTTGAATAATAGTTCCATCTGATGTATCATATACCTACAAAACAGCATGAATCGGTTATCATTAGAAAGGAAGTATTAATGGGATGCAATAACTCGGCAAAACAAGACTTACCAAGACATGAAGACCTGCCGCAACAATGAGCTGGCTGCCATCTGGTTTGAAGGCAAGGTCATAAACACtgcaataaataaatagaattacAACTTCAGTACAAGATAAATAATTGGGCAAGTTTGGGCCCCAACACCCAAGtgtcaaacaaacagaaatgatCACATCAATTGTTACTTTACAAACAGAGAGCAGGGGGATGTTTAATGAAAATGTGTCAATGTTATTTAGACAAATTCAATATTCATTTAGACGCGTTCATTCACTGTATACTTAACACAGCAGCCTGCTAGCTTAGACGTCTTATTGTGTCAGAGACAAAACACAACGTCCGAAACAAATACTGCGCATTTATGTAGCATAGTCAAGAAAAACATAAGCTGTTTCACCGTCTACATTTGTGCCGTTTGTCAGCAAAAACGCCAGTTGTATTTGCTGTGGTGCTAACAAATGtgagctagctagctaacaatgGTTGACATAGCAACCACAGTTGCTAATCACGTACCGTAGCATCCCGCAGGAGCACCAAATATACAAGATACATGCTCACCAGTGTTGACGTGTTGTTTCTTTCCATACCAGGACGGCTCTCATCTCTTTACAgattaaaatgtatgttttaaacAACAGGTTGTTTTGCCTGCTCAGGTCGTCATCCTGGCCCCGCCTTCACATTGGTGCCCTGACCGCGCAGACTCAGACTGGATTTCCTGCTTGCGACGTTAAAGCTAATCTTGTTAGCAGAGAGATGCCAAACGGGCTAAGAGGACGTGGAGTAAAATATATTCAACGCTGCAGTGAATGCGTTAAGGAGAATCTATTGGCGCCTTGAGTTGTAAATCTGTGGAAAGTAACGTGCTTTGTGTCCATTTGCGGTATTCTATACAAACTCTTCTGTTTGCTGCCCCCGTGCGTTGATAGCGTCACACGACAGCTGAGCGCCAGTTCCTGCTCACGGGTGCGCATGCGTAGGAGCAACTAGGTCTTCCGGTTTATAAAAGCACAACACATGAACACAAGACTTGGCATTTATCACTCTTCGTCATTTGTACATGACTCTAAAGATACAGAAGCTGAAAAGTGTAGAGGTACTTtctttaacatttttcaaaaatattagcAACAATTGTGCTgtattgtgattgattgattgaaatacaccTGAACAAATAAGGATTgattgtggaattccacaaggttcggttttgggacctaaattccatccatttctaccgcgtatatttcctttggggtcgcgggagcgctggtgcctatctcagctacaattgggcggaaggcggagtacaccgtggacaagtcgctagctcatcgcagggccaacccagatagacagacaacattcacactcacattcacacactagggcctatttagtgttgccaatcaacctaccgtatttccttgaattgcccccggGGTGCTAatacatttaaaacctcttctcgctcctgcgcttaccaaacacatgcggtaaaagtaagcatgcactaattattttataacttgttctcactccggcacttaccaaaagtatgcagtaaaaatttgagtgtgatgtaagcttggaccttaaatcctactgaatagctattaatcttcttccctttatgcgatttcaaattacgaggcggtgtacaccctggacaagtcgttacctcatcgcagggccaacacagatagacaacattcacactcacattcacacactagggacaatttagtgttgccaatcaaagttattgaaatttgttttatttgcagacgacaccaactattatagttcgggacatgacttaaaagcATTATCAAAACATTATTGAACAGAAAATGATTGaacttaagagatggtttgatgtcaataaattatcattaaatgttaaaaaaaaacaacaactaagttTTTGATTTTTTGTGAGAGGAAAAGGGAGGAAACGATCAAACTGTCTATAGATATAATTTATtttgaaagggtttctgaacttagatttttaggactgatactggatgacggtctgtcatggaaatctcatattgcacatgtatgGAAAAATATGTCTAAGagtatatttatattaaacaaggtaaaatatatgttcgattatagggcaatgcgtatattgtattgtgcactaaTATTGCcgtatatcagctactgtgtggaagtgtgaaaGAACActtataagagtaacataaaggcactgtatcaactacagaaaagagctataaggattattaataaagtagattacttagaacacactaacatattaCTTATTAATTCTGGTTTATTGAAAGTACaagagctagtaaagctacagacattgtatgtcatgtttaaggctaaaagtaaaacattaccagcaaatttatgaaaaatgtgttggccctgtgatgaggtggcaacttgtccagggtgtaccccgccttccgcccgattgtagctgagataggcgccagcgaccccgaaagggaataagcggtagaaatggatggatggatggagggtttgtcatcacttctgagcatacagagcatagaagaaaaggtcatttcaaacatcagtattcaaggacaactttaaaacaaatgtgtacatcagtggtgggggttcaACTATGAAATTCTATTTACAATGAgataaaacactgtaaaaatatattccaattgaaaaaaatatatataaagaaagAATAAGATCATATAGACAGccgtaagtgtttacattttgctatttatttattattttacttatttttttgtctggttttgtatcattccgtgaggtgtatattattattattattattatttagtttggtttgtacttcatgaagttttgcacttgttgtgtttttcttgagtgttttttgtttgtttttattacatttggatgtatttgttggtttgtaTGCTATCCATTAAGTAACACTAcgtattatgttgaagggggcaggaaaatataaggtttttcttcatcctgctccttctcaggcattggtgtgtaaatgtaaaactgtataattgaggtataattgtctatcgatcaaagatgcacatcaatgaaggagataaattaaaaaatgaaaattaaatgaaaaaaaaacttttatcagaagattgcacagtacagtacatattccgtacaattgatcactaaatggtaacacccgaaaaagttttttaacttgtttaagtcggggtccacgttaatcaattcatggtagattgTGAGAGATGGTACGTGATTTTGATAATCGTTTGAATTTTGGTATTTTTTAGACAAATAAGATTTTGAATGACCGCTGATGTAAACATGAGAGACCAGGTGAACCAAGTCTACACATCTCATCATGGACAGGCGTAATCGCCATTTCTCCAAGCTGTTTTTTATCAGAACATGGATAAAAGTGAGTCCTGCCATGGCAAAATACCTCCTGGTTGGACCAGAGACGTCAGGCAGCGACAAACAGGCAAGACCGCAGGCAAACTAGATGTCTATGTCATGAGGTAATCATCTATTTTTAACTTTGCAAACTTTGAAACAAAACTAGTGCCTAACAGTTTTGTTTACGTCTTTAAAAGCCCACAAGGCCAGAGGTTTCGATCAAGAGCTTCTCTGAAAGCATTCCTTACGAAAAACGGTGAAGACATCGACATCGATCTCTTTGATTTCACATCAACCAAAAAAGATGTCACCTCTTTgcaaagaaagagaaaaaagaaaaagcgcaCAAGAGGTGGACTGAAGGACACAAAACAAACACCGGATCCTGTCGATGGTGACATTAAGGACGATCCTAAAGAAGCAATGTGGGAGTGCAATGACTCAGGTGACAGGAGTCTGCACACCAGCCCGAGGCAAGCGGAACCTACACCAgtgtatgatgatgatgtcacgCTGCAGAAGAGCCCTTTGACGGCGGGCCTGCTGAGGGCGAAGCTTCTCAGACTGGATCCTCTTGGAGCTTCACAAGAAAAAGAGACAGTTTTACCATCTCTGAATGTTGAACCTCCCactgaagatgaagatgaagtgCAGATTGACATAGGAGATAACGCACCCAAACCTGGACTGGTGGCTGACAAACATCAAGAGGTGCAAAAGAAATATGTGCCACTGCCAAAGTCCAAGAAAAGTAATGACACACTTTCTCTATATTAAGAGTCAATTGTTATGTGCTGCTTTTTTATAATATGTTGTTTTTTCCCTGCTTTCTAGAGGTCAAGATTTCAGAAGACAAACGCAAAACAAGCCCTTATTTCAGCAGGAATCGTTTTGCAGACGGTAAAATAAATTCTTGTTTAAAGGTGACGTGTTAATGCTTTTATTTCTTACATATAAAGTGTGCAGATGTCAGTCCTCCTCGCAGAAAGGCCTTCAAGAAGTGGACACCTCCTCGTTCTCCTTTTAACCTGGTACAAGAAACCCTCTTCCATGACCCGTGGAAGCTCCTGGTGGCCACCATTTTTCTGAACAAGACAAATGGTAAGGTCATCGcacacattttacacacacacagtaaagtgAGTCTTGCTACTTTTCTGTAAAATATTCCAGGTAAGATGGCCATTCCAGTCCTCTGGCGATTCTTTGACCTTTACCCGTCTGCAGAGGTGGCCCGCCAGGCTGATTGGAAACCCTTAGCTGAACTCCTCAAGCCACTTGGCCTGTTTGAGATCCGGGCCAAAATAATCATCAGGTTCTCAGGTGAATGTTTTTTATTGCGTTACATTAAATTCAACCTATTATCCCCTTCTTATCCTCTACCGTCTCACCTGCAGATGAATATCTAAGCAAACAATGGCGATACCCAATAAAGTTGCACGGCATCGGGAAATACGGCAATGACTCCTACAGAATCTTCTGTGTGGACGAATGGAGACAGGCTAGTCTTACCTTTTTGACTTTGACTTAAAATTAGCTGTATGTGAAGAAGGACACATCTATGGGTTTTGTATTTACTCATTATATGCATATTACCGGAAAGTCGTGGTGTCAAAATTGTCATTTGCTGTCTTTTGTTAAAGGTGACACCTACAGATCACAAATTGAACAAGTACCATGCCTGGCTTTGGGAGAACCATGAGACTCTTGGAGTTTGAAGAGCGGTATCCAGAGACAGACCTTCACTGTTTATCATCAATACATCAGCCTTACTTTTGCATTATGTAATACTTTTAAGATctaatttaatacatgtttatcgTTAATATTTCTGAAATGGTTCAACTTATGCAGATTTATTCATTTGTGGAACACTTTTTCTTGATTTTACAGCAGAAAGCAAGTATTTGATGGCATGTGAGGGGTGGTCTAAAATGTACTCTTTATTATTGACCTTCCAATATATTGAAACACCCTGATAACAGTTATACCTAGAAAGGTCTAATTGTTTTTACACTATAGTCAGAATATACAGTAGAGGAACAAATAGTTGATCATCTGCTTATCTGGTTACCTCCTTACAAAGATATGAACGACCCAAAGACGTTTTTCCTTTTCTTAATCTATTTGCACAATTTTATATTGTATATAAGGAGCTGCTTTTAATCTTATTGTACATGgttatagtgac
The DNA window shown above is from Nerophis ophidion isolate RoL-2023_Sa linkage group LG06, RoL_Noph_v1.0, whole genome shotgun sequence and carries:
- the mbd4 gene encoding methyl-CpG-binding domain protein 4 isoform X2, with product MDKSESCHGKIPPGWTRDVRQRQTGKTAGKLDVYVMSPQGQRFRSRASLKAFLTKNGEDIDIDLFDFTSTKKDVTSLQRKRKKKKRTRGGLKDTKQTPDPVDGDIKDDPKEAMWECNDSGDRSLHTSPRQAEPTPVYDDDVTLQKSPLTAGLLRAKLLRLDPLGASQEKETVLPSLNVEPPTEDEDEVQIDIGDNAPKPGLVADKHQEVQKKYVPLPKSKKKVKISEDKRKTSPYFSRNRFADDVSPPRRKAFKKWTPPRSPFNLVQETLFHDPWKLLVATIFLNKTNEVARQADWKPLAELLKPLGLFEIRAKIIIRFSDEYLSKQWRYPIKLHGIGKYGNDSYRIFCVDEWRQVTPTDHKLNKYHAWLWENHETLGV
- the mbd4 gene encoding methyl-CpG-binding domain protein 4 isoform X1, which encodes MDKSESCHGKIPPGWTRDVRQRQTGKTAGKLDVYVMSPQGQRFRSRASLKAFLTKNGEDIDIDLFDFTSTKKDVTSLQRKRKKKKRTRGGLKDTKQTPDPVDGDIKDDPKEAMWECNDSGDRSLHTSPRQAEPTPVYDDDVTLQKSPLTAGLLRAKLLRLDPLGASQEKETVLPSLNVEPPTEDEDEVQIDIGDNAPKPGLVADKHQEVQKKYVPLPKSKKKVKISEDKRKTSPYFSRNRFADDVSPPRRKAFKKWTPPRSPFNLVQETLFHDPWKLLVATIFLNKTNGKMAIPVLWRFFDLYPSAEVARQADWKPLAELLKPLGLFEIRAKIIIRFSDEYLSKQWRYPIKLHGIGKYGNDSYRIFCVDEWRQVTPTDHKLNKYHAWLWENHETLGV